The Chitinophaga niabensis genomic interval TGCGCCCGCATTGGCTCAGGCAGATGTTGGCGTGGCCATGAACAGTGGTACACAGGCTGCAAAAGAAGCAGGTAACATGGTAGACCTTGATAATGATCCTACCAAACTGATTGAGATCGTAGAGATCGGTAAACAATTGCTGATGACAAGAGGTACATTAACCACCTTCTCTATTGCAAACGATGTGGCGAAATATTTTGCGATCGTGCCTGCCCTCTTCGTTCTTTCTATTCCAGCCCTGCAAAGCATCAATATCATGCAACTGCATAGCCCTGAAACGGCTATCCTGAGTGCGGTGATCTTTAATGCCATCATTATACCATTGCTGATACCATTGGCACTGAGAGGGGTGGCTTACAAACCAATAGGGGCCAGCGCATTGTTGCGCCGCAACCTGTTGATCTATGGCCTGGGTGGTGTGATCATCCCCTTCATTGGTATTAAGCTGATAGACCTGGTGGTTTCTTTATTCTATTAATTCTCACAATCATGAAAAGATATTTTTTGCCTGCTTTAAAACTGACTGCCGTACTGGTGGTACTCACTGCCGGAATTTATCCCCTGCTGATAGCAGGCGTATCTAAACTGGCACCCGGTAAAGGAGATGGGGTAACCGTTTCCAGGGGAGATACTGTAGTCGGCTACGCTAATGTGGGCCAGTTGTTTTCCGACGATAAATATTTCCAGGGCCGCCCATCTGCGGTAGGTTATAATGCCGCAGGTTCCGGTGGTTCCAACAAAGGCCCTTCCAATGCTGATTACCTGAAAGTAGTACAGGAAAGGATAGACACTTTCCTGGTACACAATCCGGGCGTTAAAAAATCTGAGATCCCTGTGGAGCTGGTTACAGCTTCCGGTAGTGGATTAGATCCTCACCTTTCTCCTGAGGGCGCCCTGGTTCAGGTAAAACGTATCGCTGCCTTGCGTGGCATTTCTGTTGAGAAGCTGAATGCGCTGGTGGCCGGGCAAACGAAAGGGCCTTTGTTAGGAATGTTCGGCCCTGCTACCGTGAATGTATTGAAACTGAATATCGCGCTGGACGATCTTAAATAAACGATTCCTATATAAACCTTGTGTGCGCTGGGCTAAAGTTCAGCGCACGCTTAAAAGTGCAAAAAAGCAACATGAAGAAGACAATTTTATTAGCAGCAGGTAGCATCCTGTATATGCATGTAATGGCACAGGAGCAACCTGTGAAGGAAGAACCGAAGCTCAATTTCTCCGGTTATGCGGAGGCATATTACTCTTTCGATCTCAATGAACCGGTCAATCATTTACGCCCCGGTTTCCTGTATAATCACAATCGTCATAATGAACTGAACATTAACCTGGCTTACCTGAAAGGCAGTTATACCAGCGACCGGGTACGCGCGAACCTTTCTATTATGGCAGGTACCTATGCCCAATATAACCTGGCTGCAGAATCAGAACTGATGCGCCATATCTATGAAGCGAATGTGGGCGTGCGTGTTGGAAAGAATGTATGGGTAGATGCAGGCATCATGCCTTCGCATATCGGTTTTGAGAGTGCTATCACCAAAGATAACATGACCCTCAGCCGCAGCCTTGGGGCAGAGAACTCTCCTTATTATGAA includes:
- a CDS encoding K(+)-transporting ATPase subunit C — translated: MKRYFLPALKLTAVLVVLTAGIYPLLIAGVSKLAPGKGDGVTVSRGDTVVGYANVGQLFSDDKYFQGRPSAVGYNAAGSGGSNKGPSNADYLKVVQERIDTFLVHNPGVKKSEIPVELVTASGSGLDPHLSPEGALVQVKRIAALRGISVEKLNALVAGQTKGPLLGMFGPATVNVLKLNIALDDLK